A segment of the Brevundimonas sp. M20 genome:
GGTCGCCCGCGCCCTGCATAACTGGCACCGCGCCGGTCGCACCGCGCCCTATATGGCGGCCTTCTTCAAGGCGCTGAAGCCGGGCGGCGTTCTGGCCATCGAGCAGCATCGCGGCGCCGAAGGCCTGAACGCCGACCAGACCGCCCCGACCGGCTATGTCTCCGAAAGCTATGTGATCCACGCCGCCCAGGCCGCGGGCTTCGTGCTGGAGGGGCGAAGCGAACTGAACGCCAATCCGGCCGATGACCACAATCACCCCTTCGGCGTCTGGACCCTGCCGCCGACGCGGGTGAGCGCGCCGCGTGAGGGCAACGCCAATGATCGCCCCACGCCCCTGACGGAGGAGGAGCGCGCTCGCTTCGACGCGATCGGCGAGAGCGACCGCATGACCCTGCGATTCCGCAAGCCGGAGTAAGCAGGTGCCGCTTCCGATCCCGGTTTTGACCCTGCGCGGGAACAAGGTTAAGCCCTCCGCTCCGGTGGCGGTCCGACCGCTCCGCGGGGGCCGTGCATGACGAAGATCACCGAGGGTTTGCGACCGTTGCTGTCTCGCCGGGGCGTATTGTCCGGCGTTGCGGCCTCGGCCCTCGTCGGTCTGGCCGCCTGCGGGAAGAAGGAACAGACCGCCGAGCCGCCGGAAACCCCCAACGGTCCGCCCAAGGGCTCGCTGGAGTGGGCCGTGGCCGGTCCCTGGCGCGCCCAGGACCGCTGGCGTGACGGCGCCCGCCATCCGATGGAGACCCTGCGTTTCTTCGGCCTTCAGCCGCGCATGACCGTGGTCGATTTCTGGCCCGGCAGTGGCTGGTACACAGAGATTCTGGCCCCCTATCTCGCCGAGGGCGCCGGTCACTATATCGCCGCCGGCTATCAGACCGGACCGGGCGCGGATCCGGCGCAGGTCCAGCTCATGGGCGCCTTCCAGCAGCGGTTCGCCAACGACCGCAAACTGTATGGCGAGATCGAGCTGACCAGCTTCGGCCCGACCTCCGGACCGGTGGCCCCCGCCGGAACCGCCGATCTGGTTCTGTTCATGCGCAGCATCCATGCCTGGATGGCCGCGGGCATCGCCGAAAAGGCCTTCGCCGACGCCTGGGCGGCCCTGCGTCCCGGCGGCATTCTGGGTGTCGAGCAACACC
Coding sequences within it:
- a CDS encoding class I SAM-dependent methyltransferase → MRLTLLAATSAFLVPTAAMAQALPTLPSLDESPSQRSARRAAMLPPELQEDAALQAAVASPTRPEADRARDAARHPFETLTFWGLRPGLTVVEIEPGRAGWWRNILEPYAAATGGRYVGVNRPLEGMGVEDGSADMIVVARALHNWHRAGRTAPYMAAFFKALKPGGVLAIEQHRGAEGLNADQTAPTGYVSESYVIHAAQAAGFVLEGRSELNANPADDHNHPFGVWTLPPTRVSAPREGNANDRPTPLTEEERARFDAIGESDRMTLRFRKPE
- a CDS encoding class I SAM-dependent methyltransferase, with amino-acid sequence MTKITEGLRPLLSRRGVLSGVAASALVGLAACGKKEQTAEPPETPNGPPKGSLEWAVAGPWRAQDRWRDGARHPMETLRFFGLQPRMTVVDFWPGSGWYTEILAPYLAEGAGHYIAAGYQTGPGADPAQVQLMGAFQQRFANDRKLYGEIELTSFGPTSGPVAPAGTADLVLFMRSIHAWMAAGIAEKAFADAWAALRPGGILGVEQHRLGPEEDQDPVAANGYVQEAFVRQLAAEAGFAFVAASEINANERDTKDHPFGVDTLPPLRLTAARGSPPDPSFDRTKYEEIGESDRMTLKFRKPE